The following are from one region of the Nicotiana tabacum cultivar K326 chromosome 3, ASM71507v2, whole genome shotgun sequence genome:
- the LOC107769740 gene encoding putative F-box protein At3g10240 has translation MPPAKGKGNGKKKGKGKGNSKKTKSRAPDPTCNCIFPREIISNILSRLPVNSLLRFRCVCKPWRNLISKPNFIAAHSSHSSALQRSGSSILLHTRHYETSDHVVSLYNPLEESVVELDSPHPCFFPHTVVLGPINGIVCLFQKASGDVITLWNPAMRQSKMVPLLGNKPDKRMNCWVSIGLAFDPQENDILILRIFCVAPSSTVPNHVEMYSTKSFRWKKLKCDLVCNIISYTCLAIVKGVPYWLALITDEFGLRTVLVRFDVGKKVLEKLPMPGIGEVVHQRFVAIDDSIGLLTREERDECYISVWVMDEEDGWSKKCKVGPIFGFDRIVGCLRNGDIVVENENGLLLFDPVTSSVKAKLSVDNAEKGSYEISNYLESLLLIGGMLPVKKQAKDKLARQNLIRDCLDFVETSLS, from the exons ATGCCGCCAGCTAAAGGCAAAGGAAATGGGAAGaagaaagggaaagggaaagggaatTCTAAGAAAACAAAGAGCAGAGCTCCAGACCCAACATGCAACTGCATTTTCCCAAGAGAAATCATCTCTAATATCCTTTCTCGTCTCCCTGTAAATTCCCTTTTACGGTTCAGGTGCGTTTGCAAGCCATGGCGGAACCTCATTTCTAAACCAAACTTCATCGCCGCCCATTCCAGCCACTCCTCTGCTTTACAGCGCAGCGGTTCATCCATTCTTCTACACACCCGCCATTACGAGACCTCTGATCATGTAGTCTCATTATACAACCCACTTGAAGAATCAGTTGTGGAACTGGACAGCCCGCATCCTTGCTTCTTTCCTCATACGGTCGTTTTGGGTCCTATCAATGGCATTGTCTGCCTTTTTCAGAAAGCTTCGGGTGATGTTATTACCCTTTGGAACCCAGCTATGAGGCAGTCCAAGATGGTGCCCCTTTTGGGGAACAAGCCCGATAAGAGAATGAACTGTTGGGTATCCATTGGATTGGCCTTTGATCCCCAAGAGAATGATATCTTGATATTGAGAATCTTTTGTGTCGCGCCATCATCTACAGTCCCCAACCATGTGGAAATGTATTCAACCAAGAGTTTCAGATGGAAGAAACTGAAATGTGACCTGGTTTGTAATATTATTTCCTATACTTGCCTCGCGATAGTTAAAGGGGTTCCTTATTGGTTGGCTCTTATAACTGATGAATTTGGGTTGCGTACGGTGTTGGTGCGCTTTGATGTGGGTAAAAAAGTATTAGAGAAGTTACCTATGCCAGGAATCGGAGAGGTGGTGCATCAACGTTTTGTGGCCATAGATGATTCTATTGGTTTGTTAACTCGGGAGGAAAGAGACGAATGTTATATTAGTGTTTGggtaatggatgaagaagatggttggagtaaGAAATGCAAGGTTGGACCGATATTCGGGTTTGACAGAATTGTGGGCTGTTTGAGGAATGGTGACATTGTTGTTGAGAATGAAAATGGACTGTTGTTATTTGATCCAGTGACTAGTTCAGTTAAAGCCAAACTGAGTGTTGATAATGCTGAGAAGGGTTCATATGAGATTTCCAACTATTTGGAGAGCCTACTTCTGATCGGAGGGATGCTACCAGTTAAGAAGCAAGCTAAAGATAAATTGGCACGCCAAAACCTCATAAG GGATTGCCTTGACTTTGTAGAGACAAGCCTCTCGTGA
- the LOC107769741 gene encoding GDSL esterase/lipase At4g10955-like — protein sequence MNTYWSFRKMSMERNHSFQHHPKAFHVLGPRHISSPGWRELISSSWKDESYKRIVMACFVQAVYLLELDRQENRNIETALASQWWTPFKYKLVEVLVDERDGSIFAAVLEWDQAAALADFIPIRPTGAPKSVLAIRGTLLRNPTIRRDIEDDLRYLTWESLKGSLRFDRVLTGIKSIINIQGSKNVAITGHSLGAGFALEV from the exons ATGAACACATATTGGTCCTTCAGAAAAATGTCCATGGAAAGAAACCATTCTTTTCAGCACCATCCCAAGGCATTCCATGTATTGGGACCTCGCCATATTTCTTCTCCTGGTTGGAGAGAACTCATCAGCTCCAGTTG GAAAGATGAAAGCTACAAAAGAATAGTGATGGCCTGCTTTGTACAAGCAGTATACTTGCTTGAACTTGACAGGCAAGAAAATAGGAACATAGAAACTGCTCTTGCATCACAGTGGTGGACACCTTTTAAGTACAAACTAGTTGAAGTCCTTGTAGATGAAAGAGATGGCTCCATATTTGCTGCAGTTTTGGAGTGGGATCAAGCGGCAGCGTTGGCTGATTTTATACCTATAAGACCAACCGGTGCACCAAAGTCTGTATTAGCCATCAGAGGAACACTTTTGAGAAACCCCACAATAAGGAGAGATATCGAGGATGATCTACGTTACCTAACATGGGAAAGTCTCAAAGGATCCTTGAGGTTTGACAGGGTTTTAACCGGTATAAAATCAATCATCAATATTCAAGGAAGCAAGAATGTGGCCATCACAGGGCACTCGTTAGGAGCTGGCTTTGCTCTCGAGGTATAG
- the LOC142177932 gene encoding uncharacterized protein LOC142177932: protein MKDLWDELDVIAPLASCDCEESRPSVELLKNIRLLQFLMGLNESYGNIRSKGHEFKPKRSGLICDHCGYKGHLKENCYKIVGYPPDFKSKKKGQNLGGKTYVNSATSEEKHVPMLPTQGNFFIEEQYKQLVNLLQKTTTDECSTNTVGIFTLMSNASVSDQVWIVDSGATHHVTHCNDALNNLRKSDHKADGDFYNGKVMGIGRENNGLYLIRENLPTAAISFLKEHGETTLWHLRLGHASTKAMQHISELKNKI, encoded by the exons ATGAAGGATCTATGGGATGAACTGGACGTCATAGCACCTTTGGCTTCATGTGACTGTGAGGAGTCTAGGCCTTCAGTGGAACTTCTGAAAAACATTCGTTTATTACAGTTTCTTATGGGATTGAACGAGAGCTATGGTAACATTCGAA GTAAAGGTCATGAATTCAAACCAAAAAGGTCAGGATTAATCTGTGATCACTGTGGTTACAAGGGCCATCTAAAGGAAAACTGCTACAAGATAGTGGGATATCCACCAGATTTCAAAAGCAAGAAGAAAGGGCAAAACTTAGGAGGCAAAACTTATGTGAACAGTGCAACTAGTGAAGAGAAACATGTGCCAATGCTCCCGACACAAGGAAATTTCTTCATTGAGGAGCAGTACAAACAACTGGTAAATCTATTGCAGAAGACTACCACAGATGAATGTTCCACTAATACTGTAGGTATCTTTACTTTAATGTCAAATGCAAGTGTTAGTGATCAAGTTTGGATAGTGGATTCAGGTGCTACTCACCATGTGACACATTGTAATGATGCCTTAAATAACCTTAGAAAATCAGATCATAAAGCAGATGGA gATTTCTACAATGGCAAGGTGATGGGGATTGGTAGAGAGAATAATGGGTTGTACCTAATAAGAGAAAATTTGCCAACAGCAGCAATCAGTTTTTTGAAGGAACATGGAGAAACGACACTATGGCATCTAAGGCTTGGTCATGCATCAACCAAGGCAATGCAGCATATTTCAGAACTAAAGAataaaatatag
- the LOC107769739 gene encoding putative F-box/LRR-repeat/kelch-repeat protein At1g11620, producing the protein MIRKCYFDFKPSKPTEFGSSLSISLNFIVFNLRRLPSKEMAPAKGKGNVKKKGKGSSKITKSRAPESTSDSYFPREIISNILSRLPVNILLRFRCVCKQWRNLIWKPNFIAAHFSHYSALQRSGSSILIGTRHYESSHHVLSLYTPPPEPESSSSIVELDSPFPCFFPHMYIVGPCNGIVCLFQPPWGDLITLWNPAMRQSRMVKLSESEPIMGVHCWASIGLAFDPQENDFLVLRIFTAVPTSTVPNHVEMWSTKSFGWKKLKSEVVFHIPGHTSNVNVKGVPYWFATVTDEFGWRPVLVRFDVGKKVFEKLPMLGTGERNKKHQQLVVLGDSLGKFTFDERDESHFDVWVMDDEDGWTKKYNVGPIHGLERTMGCLRNGDIVAKNKEEEVFLFDPVTCSVKANLSIDSSKNGAYMIFDYSESLMLIGGMLPVKKQNARDKLARKKLTRACVDFML; encoded by the exons ATGATCCGAAAATGTTATTTTGACTTTAAACCCTCAAAACCCACCGAATTTGGCTCTTCTTTGTCGATTTCACTAAACTTCATCGTCTTCAACCTCCGGCGACTTCCAAGCAAAGAGATGGCGCCAGCTAAAGGCAAAGGAAAtgtgaagaagaaaggaaaagggaGCTCCAAAATTACAAAGAGCAGAGCTCCAGAATCAACATCCGACTCGTATTTCCCAAGAGAAATCATCTCTAACATCCTTTCCCGTCTCCCTGTTAATATCCTTTTACGATTCAGGTGCGTCTGCAAGCAATGGCGAAATCTCATTTGGAAACCCAACTTTATCGCCGCCCATTTCAGCCACTACTCTGCTCTGCAGCGCAGCGGTTCATCCATTCTTATAGGCACCCGCCATTACGAGTCCTCTCATCATGTACTCTCACTATATACTCCCCCGCCTGAGCCtgaatcatcatcatcaattgTCGAACTAGACAGCCCTTTTCCTTGCTTCTTTCCCCATATGTACATTGTGGGTCCTTGCAATGGCATTGTGTGCCTTTTTCAGCCACCTTGGGGTGACTTGATTACCCTTTGGAATCCAGCTATGAGGCAGTCTAGGATGGTGAAGCTTTCTGAAAGCGAACCTATTATGGGAGTGCACTGTTGGGCATCCATTGGATTGGCTTTTGATCCCCAAGAAAATGATTTTTTGGTCTTGAGAATCTTTACTGCCGTGCCAACATCTACAGTCCCGAACCATGTGGAAATGTGGTCAACCAAGAGTTTTGGATGGaagaaactgaaaagtgaggTGGTTTTCCATATTCCTGGGCATACTAGTAACGTGAACGTTAAAGGGGTGCCTTATTGGTTTGCTACTGTCACTGATGAATTTGGGTGGCGGCCGGTGTTGGTGCGCTTTGATGTGGGTAAAAAAGTATTTGAGAAGTTACCAATGCTAGGAACCGGAGAAAGAAATAAGAAGCATCAACAACTTGTGGTCTTGGGCGATTCTCTTGGTAAGTTTACCTTTGATGAAAGAGACGAATCCCATTTTGATGTTTGGGTAATGGATGATGAAGATGGCTGGACTAAAAAATACAATGTTGGACCGATACACGGGTTAGAGAGAACTATGGGCTGTTTGAGGAATGGTGACATTGTAGCTaagaacaaagaagaagaagtgtTCTTGTTTGATCCCGTGACTTGTTCAGTTAAGGCAAACTTGAGCATTGATAGTTCTAAGAATGGTGCATATATGATTTTCGACTATTCAGAGAGCCTAATGCTGATCGGAGGGATGCTACCAGTTAAGAAGCAAAATGCTCGAGATAAATTGGCACGAAAAAAACTCACAAG GGCTTGCGTTGACTTCATGCTGTGA
- the LOC142177936 gene encoding uncharacterized protein LOC142177936, which produces MSLRILGGKAGFVWKRFKSMLLSNSQNLEATESRITSELKQMLPMPYLYVNTSDYICYYYNYPDGGQNNMFNGNKEKEAKHGNRQTGVKVFVVSKGKQRFLEAHRLQQWWSDDLELQMALNNSMLISRQLNSLFAINSSS; this is translated from the coding sequence ATGAGTTTGAGAATCTTGGGTGGGAAAGCTGGATTTGTATGGAAAAGGTTCAAATCAATGCTTCTTTCTAATTCACAGAATCTAGAAGCTACAGAATCAAGAATAACTTCAGAACTTAAGCAAATGCTGCCTATGCCTTATTTATATGTTAATACAAGTGACTACATCTGCTACTACTATAATTACCCGGATGGAGGACAGAACAATATGTTCAATGGTAACAAGGAGAAAGAAGCAAAACATGGAAACAGGCAAACTGGAGTAAAGGTTTTTGTGGTGTCAAAAGGAAAGCAGAGGTTTCTTGAGGCACATAGGCTGCAGCAATGGTGGTCTGATGACTTGGAACTCCAAATGGCTCTGAATAATAGCATGCTGATAAGTAGACAGCTCAACTCCTTGTTCGCCATTAATTCAAGCTCCTAA